A section of the Ignavibacteriales bacterium genome encodes:
- a CDS encoding polysaccharide deacetylase family protein, which yields MKVLFIYILMVLLPGFVFSQQIALTFDDAPRKDGAHYTGKQRTEILIQKLRDKNVPAVAFFCIGRDLDAVERERLMMYANAGHFIANHTYSHRSIKTLGVDGYIDDIRKADVILKEFPNYKYWFRYPFLDEGKDVDSRDRIRTALTDMGYVNGYVTVDNYDWYLEKLFQDALIASKPVDYYKLKNIYIQHLWNSIKFYDDMAKEVIGRSPKHVLLLHENDLAAMYIDELIDFLREKGWEIISPEEAYTDPISQIVPDVLLNGQGRIGAIAKEKGYTGPFAQDTEDSDYLDKYIEETGVFK from the coding sequence ATGAAGGTATTGTTTATATACATATTAATGGTATTATTGCCGGGATTTGTGTTTTCCCAGCAGATTGCGCTTACTTTTGACGATGCGCCCAGAAAAGACGGTGCGCATTATACGGGAAAACAGCGCACGGAGATCCTTATACAAAAGCTAAGGGACAAAAATGTACCGGCAGTAGCATTTTTCTGCATCGGGAGGGATCTGGATGCCGTGGAGAGGGAAAGACTAATGATGTACGCAAACGCCGGGCATTTTATCGCAAATCATACCTATTCCCATAGAAGCATTAAAACGCTTGGGGTAGATGGTTATATTGATGACATTCGAAAGGCTGACGTAATACTAAAGGAATTTCCGAATTATAAATACTGGTTCAGGTATCCGTTTCTGGACGAAGGTAAGGATGTCGATTCCAGGGACAGGATCAGGACAGCGCTGACAGATATGGGTTATGTCAATGGTTATGTAACGGTTGATAATTACGACTGGTATCTGGAAAAATTATTCCAGGACGCGCTTATTGCTAGCAAGCCCGTTGATTATTACAAGCTCAAAAATATTTACATTCAGCATTTGTGGAATAGCATAAAATTTTATGATGACATGGCTAAGGAAGTAATAGGCAGGTCACCCAAACATGTACTTCTACTCCATGAAAACGATCTTGCCGCGATGTATATAGACGAGTTGATAGACTTTTTGCGGGAAAAGGGTTGGGAGATAATTTCTCCGGAGGAAGCGTACACTGACCCTATATCGCAGATTGTGCCCGACGTGCTTTTAAATGGACAGGGAAGGATCGGCGCGATCGCAAAAGAAAAGGGTTATACGGGACCCTTTGCGCAGGATACAGAGGATAGCGATTACCTCGATAAGTACATCGAAGAGACAGGAGTGTTTAAGTGA
- a CDS encoding phosphotransferase — MIPEIEKRFNDDVLLEVLSRYGVKKEDIKDLGGFESHVYEFARNGKEYILKITHSIRRTENYIMGEVDFVNYLADNGVPVARVVPSVNNKLVEIVPENDDHYFLAYAFEKVYGEDPEGRITDEVVFNIGKAVAKMHALSMKYELPDSSFIRERWNETDLFTNYAEYLPPGSELLEQRIGETLEMIGQYPEAKDSFGLIHGDVHHGNFFVREDDIVLFDFDDLETHYFVSDPAVSLYYQLPRDVEKRKEYADFFLKNFIKGYRTHNDFKKEWLEAMPDFLKLRDVLLAVVIYQAFDFSKINDETRGRYLKRIENINNRVPVVDMDFTKYY, encoded by the coding sequence GTGATACCTGAAATAGAGAAAAGATTTAACGACGATGTTCTTTTGGAAGTACTAAGCAGGTATGGAGTAAAGAAAGAGGATATAAAAGACCTCGGAGGATTTGAAAGCCACGTTTATGAATTTGCCCGGAACGGAAAGGAATACATACTAAAAATAACTCATAGCATAAGGCGGACCGAAAATTACATTATGGGTGAGGTAGATTTTGTGAATTACCTGGCTGATAATGGAGTCCCCGTCGCGAGAGTTGTACCGTCGGTGAATAATAAACTTGTAGAGATAGTTCCGGAAAATGATGACCACTACTTTCTTGCTTATGCGTTCGAAAAGGTATATGGTGAAGACCCGGAGGGCAGAATAACCGATGAGGTAGTATTCAATATCGGTAAAGCGGTCGCAAAGATGCATGCGTTATCTATGAAATATGAACTGCCTGACAGTTCTTTTATAAGGGAAAGGTGGAATGAAACGGATCTTTTCACCAATTACGCCGAATATCTTCCGCCTGGTTCGGAGTTGCTTGAGCAGAGGATTGGCGAAACGCTTGAAATGATTGGTCAATATCCGGAAGCAAAAGATAGCTTTGGTTTGATCCACGGCGACGTGCATCATGGTAATTTTTTCGTTAGAGAGGACGACATAGTGTTGTTCGATTTTGACGACTTGGAAACCCATTATTTTGTAAGTGACCCGGCAGTGTCGTTGTATTACCAGCTTCCCCGTGATGTTGAAAAAAGGAAGGAGTATGCTGATTTCTTTCTAAAGAATTTTATAAAAGGGTACCGGACGCATAATGATTTCAAAAAGGAATGGCTTGAGGCAATGCCGGATTTCTTGAAGCTAAGAGACGTCTTGCTGGCTGTGGTGATATATCAGGCTTTCGATTTTAGCAAAATAAATGACGAAACTAGAGGACGGTATCTTAAAAGGATTGAAAATATAAACAATAGAGTTCCTGTAGTTGATATGGACTTTACAAAATATTATTAG